The following proteins are co-located in the Paenibacillus sp. FSL H8-0079 genome:
- a CDS encoding AbrB/MazE/SpoVT family DNA-binding domain-containing protein: MKPAGVVRKVDQLGRIVLPKSLRKRYQMNEGDPVEILVQGDHIILERYRPKCIFCGSIEEVNEFKERYICAQCLDEMTQLPQHG; encoded by the coding sequence ATGAAGCCAGCTGGAGTAGTTCGCAAAGTTGACCAATTAGGTAGGATCGTATTGCCTAAATCTTTGCGTAAAAGGTATCAAATGAATGAGGGAGATCCTGTAGAGATCTTAGTACAAGGGGACCATATTATCTTGGAGAGATATCGTCCGAAATGTATTTTCTGCGGATCCATCGAGGAAGTCAACGAGTTCAAAGAGCGTTACATATGCGCACAATGTTTAGATGAAATGACTCAGCTTCCACAGCACGGGTAA